Proteins found in one Amycolatopsis umgeniensis genomic segment:
- a CDS encoding sigma-70 family RNA polymerase sigma factor: MANVGDGLDEPVAAAVEGDPQAVERLLAAIRPLVVRYCRARVGRQERSFASADDVAQEVCLAVLTALPSYRDQGRPFLAFVYGIAQHKVADAHRAAARNRAEPVAEVPDEIEGGVGPEQRALQGELNERMSQLLRVLPDKQREIVVLRVVVGLSAEETAEAVGSTPGAVRVAQHRALARLRKVLAAEEVI, from the coding sequence ATGGCCAATGTGGGGGACGGACTGGATGAGCCGGTCGCCGCTGCTGTTGAGGGTGATCCTCAAGCGGTCGAGCGGTTGCTGGCGGCCATCCGTCCTTTGGTAGTGCGGTACTGCCGCGCTCGGGTTGGCAGGCAGGAGCGTTCGTTCGCTTCCGCAGACGATGTTGCTCAGGAGGTGTGTCTCGCGGTGCTCACGGCATTGCCTTCGTACCGTGATCAGGGCCGCCCGTTCCTGGCCTTCGTCTACGGGATCGCCCAGCACAAGGTGGCCGACGCGCATCGCGCCGCGGCCCGAAACCGCGCCGAACCGGTCGCCGAGGTCCCCGATGAGATCGAGGGCGGCGTCGGTCCCGAGCAGCGTGCTCTCCAAGGCGAGCTGAACGAGCGCATGTCGCAGCTGCTGCGTGTACTTCCCGACAAACAGCGCGAGATCGTCGTCCTGCGTGTTGTCGTCGGACTGTCCGCCGAAGAGACGGCAGAGGCCGTGGGGTCCACCCCCGGCGCCGTCCGGGTGGCCCAGCATCGCGCCCTTGCGCGCCTACGTAAGGTTCTGGCCGCTGAGGAGGTGATCTGA
- a CDS encoding response regulator transcription factor has product MTTVLICDDRRSVREGLTRVMSAVPGVSRIDCVAHGDELLARYSRQPVDVVLVGTQRAVPTGVEATRRLVSANPQANVIVFGAPDDAGSIAAAIAGGARGYLRWDASRPELVAALAHTLASTSVPAPRQPSDPGVQLTERELQVLRGMSQGKSNGQIGRELYLSEDTVKTHARRLFRKLGVRDRAQAVAHGFRRGLVS; this is encoded by the coding sequence GTGACGACGGTCTTGATCTGCGACGACCGACGCAGTGTCCGCGAAGGGCTCACCCGAGTGATGTCCGCGGTCCCAGGGGTCAGTCGCATCGACTGCGTAGCGCACGGTGACGAGCTGCTGGCCCGGTACTCCCGTCAGCCGGTCGACGTCGTGCTGGTCGGAACCCAGCGCGCTGTCCCGACTGGCGTCGAAGCCACCCGGCGGCTCGTCTCGGCGAACCCCCAAGCGAACGTGATCGTGTTCGGCGCCCCGGACGACGCGGGCAGCATCGCCGCCGCGATCGCCGGCGGAGCCCGCGGCTACCTGCGTTGGGACGCCTCGCGTCCCGAGCTGGTCGCCGCACTGGCGCACACCCTCGCCAGCACCTCGGTGCCGGCGCCGCGCCAGCCGTCCGACCCCGGCGTCCAGCTCACCGAGCGCGAGCTCCAGGTGCTCCGTGGGATGAGCCAGGGCAAGAGCAACGGACAGATCGGCCGCGAGCTGTACCTGTCCGAAGACACCGTGAAAACCCACGCCCGTCGCTTGTTCCGCAAGCTCGGCGTGCGTGACCGAGCTCAGGCCGTCGCCCACGGATTCCGCCGTGGACTCGTGTCCTGA
- a CDS encoding WhiB family transcriptional regulator, with protein sequence MADTRRLPGPNADVWDWQLEGSCRGMDSASFFHPDGERGPARARREARAKAVCLACPVLAMCRTHALAVHEPYGIWGGLSESEREHIIKADKRTLSMSNG encoded by the coding sequence ATGGCGGACACACGCAGGCTCCCGGGGCCCAACGCCGATGTATGGGATTGGCAGCTCGAAGGGTCGTGCCGAGGCATGGACAGCGCGTCCTTCTTTCACCCTGACGGCGAACGCGGGCCGGCCAGAGCCCGCCGCGAGGCGCGGGCCAAAGCCGTGTGCCTGGCCTGCCCGGTGCTGGCCATGTGCCGGACCCACGCGCTCGCCGTACACGAGCCCTATGGGATCTGGGGCGGGCTCTCGGAGTCCGAACGCGAGCACATCATCAAGGCGGACAAGCGCACATTGAGCATGTCGAACGGCTGA
- the groL gene encoding chaperonin GroEL (60 kDa chaperone family; promotes refolding of misfolded polypeptides especially under stressful conditions; forms two stacked rings of heptamers to form a barrel-shaped 14mer; ends can be capped by GroES; misfolded proteins enter the barrel where they are refolded when GroES binds), producing MPKQISFDEDARRALERGVNKLADAVKVTLGPRGRHVVLDKKFGGPTITLDGVTVAREIELDDPFENLGAQLAKSVATKTNDVAGDGTTTATVLAQSLVKVGLRNVAAGANPTAVGRGIEAAAEKVIAVLKEKATPVKGRDNIAQVGTVTSRDAAIGALLGEAVERVGEDGVITIEESSTLATELVITEGVQFDKGFLSAHFATNPEEQKAILEDAYLLLVREKISSLADLLPVLEKVVEAKKPLLIIAEDVDGEALSTLVVNSLRKTITAVAVKAPFFGDRRKAFLDDLAVVTGGEVISAEIGHKLSETTLAQLGNARRIVVTKDDTTLVDGAGTKDDIAGRVAQIRKEIENTDSDWDREKLQERLAKLGGGVAVIKVGAATETELNERKHRIEDAVASTKAAVEEGILPGGGSALVHAVKELEGGLGLEGDEATGVRIVRDALSAPLFWIATNAGHEGAVIVNKVQEQSWGHGFNAATGELTDLLAAGIVDPVKVTRSAVANAASIARLVLTTESSVVEKPADEEPAAGGHGHAH from the coding sequence ATGCCCAAGCAGATCAGTTTCGACGAGGACGCTCGTCGCGCGCTCGAGCGCGGGGTGAACAAGCTCGCCGACGCGGTCAAGGTCACCCTCGGCCCGCGTGGTCGCCACGTCGTGCTCGACAAGAAGTTCGGTGGCCCGACCATCACCCTCGACGGTGTCACCGTCGCTCGCGAGATCGAGCTCGACGACCCGTTCGAGAACCTCGGCGCCCAGCTCGCCAAGAGCGTCGCCACCAAGACCAACGACGTCGCCGGTGACGGCACCACGACCGCGACCGTGCTCGCGCAGTCGCTGGTGAAGGTCGGCCTGCGCAACGTCGCCGCCGGTGCCAACCCGACGGCCGTCGGCCGCGGCATCGAGGCCGCCGCGGAGAAGGTCATCGCGGTTCTCAAGGAGAAGGCGACCCCGGTCAAGGGCCGCGACAACATCGCCCAGGTCGGCACCGTCACCTCGCGTGACGCGGCCATCGGCGCCCTGCTCGGCGAGGCCGTCGAGCGGGTCGGCGAAGACGGTGTCATCACGATCGAGGAGTCGTCCACGCTGGCGACCGAGCTCGTGATCACCGAGGGTGTGCAGTTCGACAAGGGTTTCCTGTCGGCGCACTTCGCGACCAACCCGGAAGAGCAGAAGGCGATCCTCGAGGACGCCTACCTCCTGCTGGTCCGCGAGAAGATCTCGTCCCTGGCAGACCTGCTCCCGGTGCTGGAGAAGGTCGTCGAGGCCAAGAAGCCGCTGCTGATCATCGCCGAGGACGTGGACGGCGAAGCGCTGTCGACCCTCGTGGTGAACTCGCTGCGCAAGACGATCACCGCCGTCGCCGTCAAGGCGCCCTTCTTCGGTGACCGCCGCAAGGCGTTCCTGGACGACCTCGCGGTCGTCACCGGCGGCGAGGTCATCTCGGCCGAGATCGGGCACAAGCTGTCCGAGACCACGCTGGCCCAGCTGGGCAACGCGCGCCGCATCGTCGTCACCAAGGACGACACCACGCTCGTCGACGGCGCCGGCACCAAGGACGACATCGCCGGACGCGTTGCGCAGATCCGCAAGGAGATCGAGAACACCGACTCCGACTGGGACCGCGAGAAGCTGCAGGAGCGGCTGGCGAAGCTCGGCGGCGGTGTCGCGGTGATCAAGGTCGGCGCGGCCACCGAGACCGAGCTCAACGAGCGTAAGCACCGCATCGAGGACGCCGTGGCTTCGACCAAGGCGGCCGTCGAAGAGGGCATCCTGCCCGGCGGTGGCTCGGCGCTCGTGCACGCGGTCAAGGAGCTCGAAGGTGGCCTCGGCCTCGAGGGCGACGAAGCGACCGGTGTCCGGATCGTCCGTGACGCGCTGTCCGCCCCGCTGTTCTGGATCGCGACCAATGCGGGCCACGAGGGTGCGGTCATCGTGAACAAGGTCCAGGAGCAGAGCTGGGGGCACGGCTTCAACGCCGCCACCGGTGAGCTCACCGACCTGCTGGCCGCCGGCATCGTCGACCCGGTCAAGGTGACCCGGTCCGCGGTGGCGAACGCCGCCTCCATCGCCCGGCTCGTGCTCACGACGGAGAGCTCCGTCGTCGAGAAGCCGGCCGACGAGGAGCCCGCCGCGGGCGGGCACGGCCACGCGCACTAG
- a CDS encoding glycosyltransferase: protein MGGGSVKILLAITQAFALTMSVAFIVYVVVIVVPYLRRKPAPVGDAADFTWHFFVPCRDEQTVIRETVRYLRSTFRHAHVWVVDDDSEDRTARVVKSIWRRNGGYDPYLHLVPRRRPEARTGKGDALNAAYQALNRWMGPDASREDVVVVVVDADGRPAGNCLEVCAADHLFGDETIGAVQLDVWMGNADSRPPGKNWFSRAFGLKLAQMQDLEFRTAIAAIQTSRGFTGTISMGGNGQFTRLSALDSIAGPDEQPWRGSLLEDFELGVHLLTAGWRTGYTPDSHVKQEGLYSLRRFLVQRTRWGQGTMQCSRYLRRIWDSPHVSTLGAAEMMYYLAQPWMQLLGSLLYPIPFILLLFTTAGDPAQVWTWFADDGAWILFAIYGSFGLLPFIVWGPIYQFKCLKSRNLLRGLGMGFAYALYIYTFYITSWRALFRLVRGRNGWSKTRRNTEQAPGVKVALDS, encoded by the coding sequence ATGGGCGGCGGCTCGGTCAAGATCCTGCTCGCGATCACCCAGGCTTTCGCGCTGACCATGAGCGTCGCGTTCATCGTGTACGTGGTCGTGATCGTGGTGCCGTACCTGCGGCGCAAACCCGCGCCCGTCGGTGACGCCGCCGACTTCACCTGGCACTTCTTCGTTCCTTGCCGGGACGAGCAGACCGTCATCCGCGAAACGGTGCGGTACCTGCGTTCGACGTTCCGGCACGCGCACGTCTGGGTCGTCGACGACGACTCCGAGGACCGCACGGCCCGGGTGGTCAAGTCGATCTGGCGGCGCAACGGTGGCTACGACCCGTATCTGCATCTGGTGCCCCGCCGCCGTCCGGAGGCGAGGACGGGCAAGGGCGACGCGCTCAACGCCGCGTACCAGGCGCTCAACCGCTGGATGGGCCCGGACGCGAGCCGGGAAGACGTGGTCGTCGTGGTGGTCGACGCGGACGGCCGACCGGCGGGGAACTGCCTCGAAGTGTGCGCCGCGGACCACCTGTTCGGCGACGAGACGATCGGCGCCGTGCAACTCGACGTCTGGATGGGCAACGCCGACAGCCGTCCGCCGGGGAAGAACTGGTTCTCGCGTGCCTTCGGGCTGAAACTGGCCCAGATGCAGGATCTGGAGTTCCGCACCGCCATCGCGGCGATCCAGACCTCGCGCGGGTTCACCGGCACGATCTCCATGGGCGGCAACGGTCAGTTCACGCGACTGTCCGCCTTGGACTCGATCGCCGGGCCGGACGAACAGCCGTGGCGCGGTTCGCTGCTCGAGGATTTCGAACTCGGCGTGCACCTGCTGACCGCGGGCTGGCGGACCGGCTACACGCCGGATTCCCATGTGAAACAGGAAGGGCTGTACAGCCTGCGGCGATTCCTGGTGCAGCGCACGCGCTGGGGTCAGGGCACGATGCAGTGTTCGCGGTACCTGCGGCGGATCTGGGACTCGCCGCATGTGAGCACGCTGGGCGCGGCGGAGATGATGTACTACCTCGCGCAGCCGTGGATGCAGTTGCTCGGCTCGCTGCTGTACCCGATCCCGTTCATCCTGCTGCTCTTCACCACCGCGGGGGATCCGGCGCAGGTGTGGACCTGGTTCGCCGACGACGGCGCGTGGATCCTGTTCGCGATCTACGGCTCTTTCGGGCTGCTGCCGTTCATCGTGTGGGGCCCGATCTATCAGTTCAAATGCCTGAAGAGCCGCAATCTCCTTCGCGGGCTCGGGATGGGTTTCGCCTACGCGCTGTACATCTACACGTTCTACATCACGTCGTGGCGGGCGCTGTTCCGCCTGGTGCGCGGCCGCAACGGCTGGTCGAAGACGCGGCGGAACACCGAGCAGGCCCCCGGGGTCAAGGTGGCCCTGGACTCCTGA
- the groES gene encoding co-chaperone GroES, giving the protein MSVNIKPLEDKIVVQTSEAEETTASGLVIPDTAKEKPQEGKVLAVGPGRIDDKGNRVPLDVSVGDVVIYSKYGGTEVKYNGEDYLILSARDVLAVIN; this is encoded by the coding sequence GTGAGCGTGAACATCAAGCCGCTCGAGGACAAGATCGTTGTCCAGACGAGTGAGGCCGAGGAGACGACCGCTTCCGGCCTCGTCATCCCCGACACCGCCAAGGAGAAGCCCCAGGAGGGCAAGGTTCTGGCCGTGGGCCCGGGCCGCATCGACGACAAGGGCAACCGCGTCCCGCTCGACGTTTCCGTCGGCGACGTCGTCATCTACTCCAAGTACGGCGGCACCGAAGTGAAGTACAACGGTGAGGACTACTTGATCCTCTCCGCTCGCGACGTGCTGGCCGTCATCAACTGA
- the xrtP gene encoding exosortase P, with product MAVLAVIAVAVGLVLAERLYRVFEVQLAGLILRVITTSGVFVAGERETVYFGLSGDTPLGLRMTPECSSAFMLLPLLLVTAVMLYFRPRNAKRLFTSLAISAAVVILVNQMRVLAIVGLVNWLGVDEGYYWGHTLLGSMVSVIGGAVALVLFVWLGTRKPKAV from the coding sequence ATGGCGGTGCTGGCGGTGATCGCCGTCGCGGTCGGCCTGGTGCTGGCCGAGCGCCTGTATCGGGTGTTCGAAGTGCAGCTCGCGGGCCTGATACTGAGGGTTATCACCACATCGGGTGTCTTCGTCGCCGGTGAACGCGAGACTGTCTACTTTGGGTTGTCGGGCGATACTCCACTCGGGTTGAGAATGACGCCGGAATGCTCGTCGGCATTCATGTTGCTGCCGCTGTTGCTGGTGACCGCCGTCATGTTGTATTTCCGCCCGAGAAATGCAAAGAGACTCTTCACGTCGCTGGCCATTTCGGCGGCCGTGGTCATTCTTGTCAATCAGATGAGGGTTTTGGCGATCGTCGGACTCGTGAACTGGCTCGGCGTGGACGAAGGTTATTACTGGGGTCACACTTTGCTCGGCTCGATGGTGAGCGTCATCGGCGGCGCTGTCGCCCTCGTGTTGTTCGTCTGGCTGGGCACCCGTAAGCCCAAGGCCGTCTGA
- a CDS encoding choice-of-anchor P family protein, translating to MKKTHLLRRGGLLAAVVASVALAGAAPASAAPGDGSAYGVKVDVKLLGLDAVKAGPLAEAKTAGPTTNSLAKANLTGVLTAGAINTEAKRDDNSGAVTAKASTADVGLPLLKGALGDVGVKVVEATCTATQKGVQGATNLVGANLGSAGAVDTTPAPNTQVKVGLGNINVATIILNEQIKNGDGSLTVNAIHVKLLGQALNPLGSGDVIVSSATCGPAGLPVPLASGAGLWIGLGLLGAVAVPVGIRVVRNRRPATTA from the coding sequence TTGAAGAAAACGCACCTCTTGCGACGAGGCGGACTGCTCGCCGCTGTGGTGGCGAGCGTGGCTCTCGCCGGTGCGGCGCCCGCCTCGGCGGCCCCCGGTGACGGCTCCGCGTATGGCGTCAAGGTCGACGTGAAGCTCCTCGGCCTCGACGCGGTGAAGGCCGGGCCGCTCGCAGAAGCGAAGACCGCGGGCCCGACCACCAACAGCCTCGCGAAGGCGAACCTCACCGGTGTGCTCACCGCCGGCGCGATCAACACCGAGGCCAAGCGGGACGACAACTCCGGTGCCGTGACGGCCAAGGCCAGCACCGCCGACGTCGGCCTGCCGCTGCTCAAGGGCGCGCTCGGCGACGTCGGCGTCAAGGTCGTCGAAGCCACCTGCACCGCGACCCAGAAGGGTGTGCAGGGCGCGACGAACCTGGTCGGGGCGAACCTCGGCAGCGCGGGCGCCGTCGACACGACGCCCGCACCGAACACCCAGGTCAAGGTCGGTCTCGGCAACATCAACGTCGCGACGATCATCCTCAACGAGCAGATCAAGAACGGCGACGGCAGCCTGACCGTCAACGCCATCCACGTGAAACTGCTGGGCCAGGCGCTCAACCCGCTCGGCTCCGGCGACGTGATCGTTTCGTCGGCCACCTGCGGTCCGGCCGGCCTGCCTGTGCCGCTCGCTTCCGGCGCGGGACTGTGGATCGGTCTCGGACTGCTCGGCGCCGTCGCCGTTCCGGTCGGTATCCGCGTCGTCCGCAACCGGCGCCCGGCGACCACCGCCTGA
- a CDS encoding MerR family transcriptional regulator, protein MASVARRLGVAPSTLRTWDRRYGVGPSRHTNGRHRRYGSSDIGRLELMQRALLRGASTAEAAKYALEQMPRAAAAENPETAAVQVEEQATAPPAEDHDVPSRLARRLSTAALAMDFGAVQRMLADTIRELGVLPAWTGVVSPVLTALGARWRGVSAGAEVEYLLAECVYAALVRATPVLREPRNQRPVLLTCVPDERDNMPMYALAAALAGRRIGAQLFGASLPAEVLAVTVRRSVPAAVVLWSGRPATADPRLFARVSRGRQRSRLFACGPGWDPATLPDKIELLGELSTAADRIEHVLVGARR, encoded by the coding sequence GTGGCCTCGGTCGCTCGCCGGCTCGGGGTCGCACCGTCCACCCTGCGAACCTGGGACCGCAGGTACGGCGTAGGACCGAGCCGCCACACCAACGGTCGCCACCGCCGCTACGGCAGCTCCGACATCGGCCGTCTCGAACTGATGCAGCGCGCGTTGCTCCGCGGCGCCTCGACGGCCGAAGCGGCGAAGTACGCGCTCGAGCAGATGCCCCGGGCAGCGGCGGCGGAAAACCCGGAAACCGCCGCGGTCCAAGTGGAGGAACAGGCCACCGCGCCGCCCGCCGAGGATCACGACGTCCCGTCCCGCCTCGCCAGACGCCTGAGCACGGCCGCGCTCGCGATGGACTTCGGCGCGGTCCAGCGCATGCTCGCCGACACGATCCGCGAACTCGGGGTCCTGCCCGCCTGGACCGGCGTCGTGTCGCCGGTCCTGACCGCGCTCGGCGCGCGCTGGCGCGGGGTCAGCGCCGGTGCGGAGGTCGAGTACCTGCTCGCCGAATGCGTGTACGCCGCCCTCGTCCGCGCGACGCCGGTGCTCCGCGAACCGCGCAACCAGCGGCCGGTCCTGCTGACCTGCGTCCCGGACGAGCGCGACAACATGCCGATGTACGCACTCGCCGCGGCGCTCGCGGGCCGCCGGATCGGGGCGCAGCTGTTCGGCGCCTCCCTGCCGGCCGAGGTGCTCGCGGTGACGGTCCGCCGCAGCGTTCCGGCCGCGGTGGTGCTGTGGTCGGGACGGCCCGCGACCGCGGACCCGCGTCTGTTCGCCAGGGTGTCCCGCGGCCGTCAGCGCAGCAGGCTGTTCGCGTGCGGTCCCGGCTGGGATCCCGCCACCCTCCCGGACAAGATCGAACTGCTCGGCGAGCTGTCGACGGCCGCCGACCGGATCGAGCACGTTCTTGTCGGTGCGAGGCGATAG
- a CDS encoding N-acetylmuramoyl-L-alanine amidase has product MPRPFRPVALEPLRRRSKRTAGLAVLTLAAGLLAAVPAEAAPADQQRQRDFAAAAQEFGVPEHVLLGVSFLESRWDFNAGTPSTSAGYGPMHLTDLREAGTGTHHDDGEEDPRGDDARRAKLPATPAPKPPPPGLQTIDEASALIGQDVATLRTNTTQNIRGGAALLAKYQREAGDWYDAVARYSGAKDKAGAQSFADEVFDTISKGVSRKTDDGQSVTLAAKPTSSARAQTDASKAECPKKLSCLSVPAPYQELPNNDYGNHDKADRPKSQKVEYIIIHDTEGYWDTAMDLVTDPTYVSWHYTIRSADGQIAQHVPTKDVAWHAGNWYVNAKSVGIEHEGFAAKGTWYTEAMYRTSAKLVGYLARKYDIPLDRAHILGHDNVPGTIPSTIKGMHWDPGPYWDWSHYFDLMGAPLAGFGRPGSPLVTITPDFATNQPAFTGCETAGKPCPARGSGSVVLRSEPDDAAPLLKDIGLRPDGSASTMAVSDIGSRAETGQRYVVAERRGGWTAIWYLGQKGWFRDTRTTSPAFGLVVTPKPGLETVPVFGRAYPEAEAYPANVPVQQVIPLPYTLSAGQRYSLGNVLGSEYYSATTFDPANHVVVKGKTRYVQIQFGHRIAFVKADDVRILPAF; this is encoded by the coding sequence ATGCCGCGTCCCTTCCGTCCCGTTGCCCTCGAACCGCTCCGGCGCCGGTCCAAACGGACCGCCGGACTCGCGGTCCTCACCCTCGCCGCCGGCCTCCTGGCCGCCGTCCCCGCCGAAGCCGCCCCGGCGGATCAACAGCGTCAGCGGGACTTCGCGGCCGCCGCGCAGGAGTTCGGCGTCCCCGAGCACGTCCTGCTCGGCGTCTCCTTCCTGGAATCTCGCTGGGATTTCAACGCCGGCACCCCGAGCACGTCCGCCGGCTACGGCCCGATGCACCTGACCGACCTGCGCGAAGCGGGCACCGGCACGCATCACGACGACGGCGAGGAGGACCCGCGCGGCGACGACGCCCGCCGGGCGAAACTCCCGGCGACACCCGCGCCGAAACCTCCCCCACCCGGTCTCCAGACCATCGACGAGGCGTCCGCGCTGATCGGCCAGGACGTCGCGACGCTGCGCACGAACACGACGCAGAACATCCGCGGCGGCGCCGCTCTCCTCGCGAAGTACCAACGCGAAGCCGGTGACTGGTACGACGCCGTCGCCCGCTACAGCGGCGCGAAGGACAAAGCGGGAGCGCAGTCCTTCGCCGACGAAGTCTTCGACACCATCTCCAAGGGCGTCAGCCGCAAGACCGACGACGGGCAGAGCGTCACGCTCGCCGCGAAGCCGACGAGCTCGGCGCGCGCACAGACCGACGCTTCGAAGGCGGAGTGCCCGAAGAAGCTCTCGTGTCTTTCGGTGCCGGCTCCGTACCAGGAGTTGCCGAACAACGACTACGGCAACCACGACAAAGCGGATCGACCGAAGAGCCAGAAGGTCGAATACATCATCATCCACGACACCGAGGGTTACTGGGACACGGCGATGGACCTCGTCACCGACCCGACGTACGTGAGCTGGCACTACACGATCCGTTCCGCCGACGGCCAGATCGCACAGCACGTGCCGACCAAGGACGTCGCCTGGCACGCGGGCAACTGGTACGTCAACGCGAAGTCCGTCGGAATCGAGCACGAGGGCTTCGCCGCGAAGGGCACTTGGTACACGGAGGCGATGTACCGCACCTCCGCGAAGCTCGTCGGCTACCTCGCGCGGAAGTACGACATCCCCCTCGACCGCGCGCACATCCTCGGCCACGACAACGTCCCGGGCACGATCCCCTCGACCATCAAGGGGATGCACTGGGATCCGGGCCCGTACTGGGACTGGTCGCACTACTTCGACCTGATGGGCGCGCCGCTGGCCGGTTTCGGCCGTCCCGGTTCGCCGCTGGTGACCATCACGCCGGACTTCGCCACGAACCAGCCCGCGTTCACCGGCTGTGAGACCGCCGGAAAGCCTTGCCCGGCAAGGGGTTCCGGTTCGGTCGTCCTGCGCAGTGAGCCGGACGACGCGGCGCCGCTGCTCAAGGACATCGGCCTGCGCCCGGACGGTTCGGCGAGCACGATGGCCGTTTCCGACATCGGCAGCCGGGCGGAGACCGGCCAGCGCTACGTGGTCGCCGAGCGACGTGGCGGCTGGACGGCGATCTGGTACCTCGGCCAGAAGGGCTGGTTCCGCGACACGCGGACGACGAGTCCGGCGTTCGGCCTGGTCGTCACGCCGAAGCCCGGCTTGGAGACCGTGCCGGTGTTCGGGCGCGCGTATCCCGAGGCCGAGGCGTACCCGGCGAACGTGCCGGTTCAGCAGGTCATCCCGCTGCCGTACACGCTCTCGGCCGGGCAGCGGTACTCGCTCGGCAACGTCCTCGGCTCCGAGTACTACTCGGCGACGACGTTCGACCCGGCGAACCACGTGGTCGTCAAGGGCAAGACGCGGTACGTGCAGATCCAGTTCGGACACCGCATCGCCTTCGTGAAGGCGGACGACGTCCGGATCCTGCCCGCCTTCTGA
- the ubiA gene encoding 4-hydroxybenzoate octaprenyltransferase produces the protein MSLLLARNKLPTYLRLMRADKPIGALLLLWPTLWALWIAGPPTPWIVAAFVAGVWLMRAAGCVVNDYADRGFDGHVRRTANRPLPSGAATGTEARYLFGVLVLLSFLVAMTLNPLTVSLSVVALALACVYPFAKRHTHLPQVVLGAAFGWSIPMAFAAVGGSLPPVCWLLFLANLLWVVAYDTQYAAVDRDDDLKIGVKSTAILFGRHDRLAIGVLQGATLVLMAAVGRVGSLGWEFHLAVVVAGVLFVHQGRLTARRERDGYFRAFMNNNSVGMVLFLGLLADRV, from the coding sequence ATGTCGCTGCTCCTCGCACGGAACAAGCTGCCGACGTACCTGCGCCTGATGCGGGCGGACAAGCCGATCGGCGCGCTGCTGCTCCTGTGGCCGACGTTGTGGGCACTGTGGATCGCCGGTCCGCCGACACCGTGGATCGTCGCCGCGTTCGTGGCCGGCGTGTGGCTGATGCGAGCGGCGGGCTGTGTGGTGAACGACTACGCGGACCGCGGGTTCGACGGTCACGTCAGGCGCACCGCGAACCGTCCGCTGCCGAGCGGCGCGGCGACGGGGACAGAGGCGCGCTACCTGTTCGGCGTCCTGGTGTTGCTCTCCTTCCTGGTGGCCATGACGCTCAATCCGCTGACCGTCTCGCTCTCGGTGGTGGCTCTGGCGCTGGCGTGCGTGTACCCCTTCGCGAAGCGCCACACGCATCTGCCGCAGGTGGTGCTGGGCGCCGCGTTCGGATGGTCGATCCCGATGGCTTTCGCCGCCGTCGGCGGATCCCTGCCGCCGGTTTGCTGGCTTTTGTTCCTCGCCAATCTCCTGTGGGTGGTCGCGTACGACACGCAGTACGCCGCTGTCGACCGGGACGACGACCTGAAGATCGGCGTGAAGTCGACGGCGATCCTGTTCGGCCGTCACGACAGGCTGGCCATCGGCGTTCTGCAGGGCGCGACGCTGGTGCTCATGGCGGCTGTCGGCCGGGTGGGCTCGCTCGGTTGGGAGTTCCACCTCGCCGTCGTGGTCGCGGGCGTGCTGTTCGTCCACCAGGGCAGGCTGACAGCGCGTCGCGAGCGCGACGGCTACTTCCGGGCGTTCATGAACAACAACTCCGTCGGGATGGTGCTCTTCCTTGGCCTGCTGGCGGATCGCGTTTAG
- a CDS encoding HAD family hydrolase, with product MTGVKELLQEKDHIFLDFDGPVCDVFAELPSLKVADRLKRLVGPDLPAEVAASADPFDVLEYAVSCGPNAAHVVERQLSRLEGEAVSMISPASGAQETIREWAAQGFTVTIVSNNSVDAIRSFLTLHDLAEQVRRISARSSSDPEQLKPNPTLIEAAMRALGASPGQCVMIGDSAADVLAARAAGVASVALAVTPAKRRSLASVNPDALVGALADLRLAG from the coding sequence ATGACCGGGGTGAAGGAGCTTCTGCAGGAGAAGGACCACATCTTCCTCGACTTCGACGGCCCGGTGTGCGACGTGTTCGCCGAGCTGCCGTCGCTGAAGGTGGCCGATCGGCTCAAACGCCTCGTCGGGCCCGATCTGCCTGCCGAGGTGGCCGCCTCCGCCGATCCGTTCGACGTGCTCGAGTACGCGGTGTCGTGCGGTCCGAACGCCGCACACGTCGTCGAGAGGCAGCTCAGCCGCCTGGAGGGCGAGGCCGTCTCGATGATCTCGCCCGCGTCTGGCGCGCAAGAGACGATTCGGGAGTGGGCCGCGCAGGGATTCACGGTGACGATCGTCAGCAACAACTCCGTCGACGCGATCCGGTCCTTTCTCACCCTGCACGACCTCGCCGAGCAGGTCCGCCGGATCAGCGCGAGGAGCTCGAGCGATCCGGAACAGCTGAAGCCGAACCCGACGCTGATCGAGGCCGCGATGCGCGCTCTCGGTGCTTCGCCCGGGCAGTGCGTGATGATCGGCGACTCCGCTGCGGACGTCCTCGCCGCTCGCGCCGCCGGGGTCGCCTCAGTCGCTCTGGCGGTCACGCCCGCGAAGCGCAGGAGCCTCGCCTCCGTCAACCCAGATGCCCTGGTGGGCGCCCTGGCGGACCTGCGTTTAGCGGGCTAA